The Sesamum indicum cultivar Zhongzhi No. 13 linkage group LG6, S_indicum_v1.0, whole genome shotgun sequence genomic interval ATGTAATTGCgaaaatgaggaaaaagagTATTAGTTACTCTACCTGCAAATACCACACCCATTGCAATGATACTGCTCTTTAGATGTCTGCAAAATGCACAGTATTAGCTCCCCATCATATACACCATAACAACATAGGGGCGTCAGTTACCCTACCCAGACCCATAAATTAACTCTAAAAACCAAACCCATATCCAATGAATAATATTAGACCTAGACTCAgacacattaaaaaaatatagattggGTTTGGGTTGGGTCTCTACCTATCAAAATCCCTGGGTCTATGTACCCAATTTGgacccaaaaaatatatttatttttcttcgcTATTCAATTGGACTATTATTTATCAACTAACttcaaatgaacaaatttaaaaatcttaagacatcataacattatttatcgtgtaatattttcatacgATCATTTCATAAAcggtataataaataatatattatttaaaaaattctacaaaaaaagagttatttataatttatctcaataattatgaatttattgataaattattNNNNNNNNNNcaaaaaaagaatttattataattgatctcaatgattatgaatttattgataaattattaggGGTGTTAAAAGTTCGGTTCAACCAGTTTTCTTCGGTTTGTACCGAAAATCGAACCAAAAAATTCTATTCAGTTTTcggttattttttttaaaagaataggTACAATTGGTCGGTAAAGTTTGGTTAGGTTGGTTAACCATACCAACTAaacaaccaaaattaaaaaatgtatttatataatatattatagttttataaagtacattaaaatataaattatatttataaattataaatatatattatattataataatataattacatctacttattttaaatttaaaatataaaaataaaaaactattaaattaattaattggcagattttttttcttatgaattTGGTTTTGGATATTAACTGAACTGaactaaactaaaaaaatacttgGTTATAACCAAACCAAACTAAtcattttggttttgttttcgGTACGCCAAAACTTTTGGTTAACCGATTGGTTCGGTTTGGTTAACCAAATTATACACCTCTATAAAGTATgagtaaaaatggaaaataataaaaaaataattagtatgatttgcagaaaaaaatgagttggaaataaaaaagaaaaaaaagaaaataaaatcggGTCTGGGTCTCACCATACCCAAGCACTAGGTCTGGTTGGGTCTAGAGACCCATGCGTCTTGAGTGGGGTAAAATAGGTTGGGTAGGGTACGAGTCTGAGTTAATCTTTTGGGTCCTCTCAAGGTTTGGGCTTGGGTAAGACCTACCCATTGACAAGCTTATAACAACATGTGCAATATGACCAAATTTTTTGTGGAACATTTTCCATGCCACATTTGGTGCCTGATCAAGCCACTCAACAAAAATCATCACGCAGACAAGAGGATGCTTATTACTCACGTCATCATCAAATAGCTTGCAAATTGCACAATAGTATCTTCCCATGCATACACCACAATTTGTGCAAACTTGTTGAACCTGAGAATAAACCCCAAAGAGAACAATATCTGAGTTGAGAGACAGTTTAAGCGAAAAACCAAGAATATATTGATCTAATTCTCCCACAAGGTCATCCACAACCAGAATGAAGTGAAAACATGATCCGGTAGACCCCCATCTCAGCCAACAAATATATTGATCTAATTCTCCACAAGGTCATCCACAACCAGAATGAAGTGAAAACATGATCCGGTAGACCCCCATCTCAGCCAACAAATATAAAAGGCAcagaaataaagaaagttCTGAAAGTTTCTTAAATGTCACTGAAAAGAGTAAAAACAGTagaacttatttttatcaacaaaCAGAGAACTGATCAAatagatttttcaaaaaaggtTTTCCCCTGTACCCAATCCGGCAACTATTTGATGGAAGAAAGCATGTAGCGTAGGCACACAAACTAACCTCCTGTTCAGTGTCACAAAGTGAGCATATGACCTGCAAATAAGCAGATTGTTTTCAAGGAACACAacctataaaaaatagagcgtttaaagaaataaagaggTGGGTGCAAAATAGGAAAAACGGAACTGAAAGGATCCAAGCAAAAGCACACCTTCTCAATTAAGTGGCGAGGGACATCATGTCTGAGCTTTTGGTCAACGCAAATATTGTTCTGTTGATCAGAATAAACAAGTCAGtttcattttacatttttacGATACATAGATGACAACAAACTTTAGGTGGAAAGGAAATCACAGGCAAGCCTGCGCCACCCCTCCTACCATGCAGGGTCAACTAAATGAGTATTTGATTCTTCACTGATGCGATATTCTTAGTTTTTGACACATAAAAGTTCTCGTAAACAACAATATAACAGCAATATGACAGCCCCGACAAAGTAAGCACAGACAAGAGAAAACCTTTATCAGAAACGGTATGACCATTAACCTACCTTTGCCTCATTGTGACAGTGACGACAATCAAATATCTCATTGCAACAAGGAGCTCTGATTTGGCACCTCCGACGATAATGAGAACACCTGCCAACCAAGGTACAATTAAGAGCACAGTATCAAGTATAGTTAATACATATAGCTAGAAGAACATACCCGTACTTCAGGTATCCTTTATCTAGTGCTTCAGTGCCAGTAATTTTTCCCTGAGACAGTGACTCTTTTGCGGGAATGTGCTCCTCAGGGGAAGGCTGCAAGTTTGACACAATAGCGTTGATGCTAGTTGCAATCTTATTCTCCACAGCTAACATGTTCTCTGAGATTTTGGGCTCAGCATGACGAATGCCAGAATGATTAGCAGCCGCAAATGCCATTGAACTGTATGAACTTGGACTAACAGATACCTAGACAGCTGGTAATGGGTGAAGCACCTGCATTCAGAAACAAATTTAGGCAAAGCCTAAACCTATGCATGTATTTCTAGTCTATGCGCCCTCCATATGGGCGACACCTCAAGATCATGTAGCTTTTCTTGCATATTTGCTGCAACAGATTCAATCAGCGACAACAAATCCAACAATGGATGAAGAGCTCCAGTCACAAAATCCTACAGAAGAGAATTCAGCAAAACAAGTAGATCTACAAGAAAGCCAATTAACAAAAATCATGCAGCATTCTGGAACTCCACAGCTTCCAGCTGCATATAGTAATCTTTGCATTACACTTGATTCTTGAAGTCCAAATCCTCTAAATGGACATCATGGATGGGGAGCTCAACCTACGGTCAAAGCAATCGAAAAGGATCAAACGCCTTTAGAAGTCGGAGTAGCAAAGGTTTGAAGTGTGAGCAGTTGCAGGGATGAATTTTTATCCTTGTCCTCAAGAGGAAAGACCTACCTCAGTCCAGTATTCTGCACGGTCTCCTCTTCACCACATGATAACTTAAATAGAGAAGCCACAACTTTCATATCCAGCGTCATCTCTCAATCAGAAACCTAGCTGTAAGGTATCTCATTAATAATGCCTTGTCCGCAGTCAAATATTCCTAAAATGTTCAGAATTTTTCCTTGATATTCCAACTATTTTAGTTGATGGCGGTAAAACTCACAGTTGAAACAACAGCAATTAAAAAGAGTAGCATGCAGTGGACTCTAAGAGGTATTTCACTGTGTACTTTTGGACCAACCTTATCTCCTATCATATATAGCTATTAATAAACTATGTTAGGCACCCTACATTGGCATCTGGTTATCAGGTTGGAGTGCGATATCCAGTACACGACTGGCAAGTACAGCAAACATGTCCGAATCAACTTTAAATCAACTCCACCAAGGTGGAGTGCTGGGCATATGTTGCGAAGTAGAAATATGACAAGTGATACTAGGAAATGGGTTTGAAGTTGACTTCTCATAACTTGATTCAGATGCCTAGTTCAGCACTTCTCACATCCAGAGCCCTTTCTAACTAATTACTCAAACTTATACTTTCTCAACATAATGACAATAGAGAGATACTGGCGACCAAAGTGCATCTCTTCCCAACTGCTCCAGAACAAATTACTAACCCACAGAAAAGTTCCTCATTCAAATACTCTCACTTAGTCATAAGACAATATTTTAGATATACCCatgcaactaaaattttggCCCTAAAAGAAGGAGAGAATCTGAATTCTCTTGTGTTCACATTATCAGACCAGAAATAGAAGTCTCTTTttcttagaaaaatttatatatcattgTAATGAAAATACTGGCCTCACAGAAAACATGTAACACAATCAACATGCTATACGGTTCATGTGTCGAATAATCTTTCATGGCCAACTGGTATTTTGTGCTTGATAACAGAAGCCGCGAAAATTGCACTaagcatttatttttatgtttaaatatGAGTCCATATTTTAAATGATCCAGACACCTTTCTTACAACACTTCCACCATTTCTGTTGGGATGGTAACAAGAAAACTTCTATATacgacaaaagaaaaatgaaaaactgtGTCCAAGTAGTCACTAGCCGGATAATCCAAATCCAACAAGAAACAAGTATGTCGTCAAGCAATATTAGAAGATCTACCTCAGGAGAAGACGTATGGTTATATGACAAAAAAAGTGTCACTGCATCCTTAAAAAGCATGCAGCGGATTGTGAGGTCAATGCTTCTAGCATCAACACCTATACAGACTGTATCTAACAGGAAAATTTCAGCTATATGGCTGATAGTTTCCTTGGCTGCTACGTGAAACACCAGCAGACGAGATTGATCCATACAAGTAAAAACTgggaattttcagaaaaataaacaacatGGAACGCAAAGGACACAATAACCCCGTAACAAAAAGCAGCATTTTACTTTTTCCACACACATCAGTCGTAGCTATATCAATCAAGAGGTCGGAACGCACTTCCTCCTAAAAGAAGATTCAGAATTTATAGTTTCAATTTAGGAACCATGCATCAAGAATAAAAGATAGACATGCATGCACATAAAAACCAAGCATTACGAAATAAAGAGGCATCCTTAAATACATGTTTTAACTTTGTCGagatcaaaattgtcaatgaAACACCAAATCCACAACAAAACGCAGTTCAGTTTCTCCAATCCACATCTCTCACAGAACCAAATGCATGTCTTTGAATTTCCCACCCAACTTCTAGTCAAATTATTCAATGGCCAAATCTACAGAACGAAGATTCGTAAATATCTGTTTCTCAAACTTCACgtcccaaaattaaaaacatccCCCAAAAAACAACAAACCAAAAGAGAAATGGCAAAAATAGCACAActtaaccaaaaaatttaaacataaaaacttTCAGGATAACGAACTTTAGATCCCGATGTCCTTGTCGGCGATCAACTCCTCTAAGTCCTCCCTGCTAACTCGCCAACCGCACACACAGaaaaacagagagagaaaatacataaacttttcaaaatacacAATGCAGTACAGTATGTATAGCTTGACGATTGAAGAACTTTCCAAAATTTGAAGCAAATTTTCTGAATCAACAAAGAGGGGGCTCCTTATATAGGTACAAACAGCTTGATCAAATTGAAAAGGCtgaaagcaaaaaaattcaaaatgaagttGCGATCTGATTTTCTCATActcttttgatgtttttttcaTACAGTTGGAAATTTGTAAAACAGGGGTCGATCGTGACCGACGGTGATGAAAGTTTGATGACGCCAATGCGTGAAAATGATAGCTGGAAATTTGGCAGTTTTACATAAACCCCCCTCGAAGACGTGTGCAGAGAATCCAACGCTCTCTGAGGTCATAAATTATCCTACGGCCAGGCCTACGATATCGTATTTTTTTCAACCGTTCCTTTAGCTTTCCGAATTTTCTAAGCAGATGAAGTTTGATCACCTGTACTAGTCCCTAGGGGCGTCCACTATTCAATTTATCGCTCGACAAATCGATTCaactgaaattttcattttttttctttaattcgattatttagttttattttttttaaatttcaactaGTTCGGTATAATATGAATCAAACCGGACTATTTCGGGTTCGATAAATGacatacaaaaattttgattatgtCAATCGAAATGAACATCTCCATTAGTATGTTGTCCAGTCAATATGTGATAATTGAAATACGTAATTAAAGTGAAATTTATATGCGTGATAtgattattcaataaaaattacttttgcaTACTtcaatataatgaaaatgagaTTGACGCGTTTTCAATTATAGAATGATATGAACATTATAAgccatttcttaaataataaatctcaacctaataaaataaatatggacTAGCCTGTATTATTAGTCTAATACAAAATAGTTGAAGAAAGTAAACATgcactaataattttttatttataatcagAAGGTGTGTATGAAGGGTACATTCGATGTGGGGTGGAACCGGATGCAGCTTAATAATTACCCAAGGAAGTCAATTCCTGGATTTATGAGGGACGGCTGAAAGTACAGGGTTTCATGTGACAGGGTGGGCAATGATAGGACGGAAACCGAGTGATTGGTTGGAGCGTGCTACCATGCCTGAGTGTTGCAACGTGGCGGGCAGGGCAGGAGTTTGGGCTCAATTATGGNNNNNNNNNNGCACGGGattaaagtaatatataagCATGTTTAGGTGGCAAAGTGGTGCTAATATGGGATTGGGATATTGAGTGTTAATAGTTTTCTCTTTTAAGTTATAATGATTGATGTCTCCCAAGACTTGTAGTCcaaccctttttctttgtCTTAATCATCTTTATCACTTTAAGTGATCAatgattgttttatttaattttatccgagtataattttaaatagagTGTTTTATCGCTCGTTATTGATGATGGAGTTTGTTTGATTGATTAATGATTTTGTAGGTAAATTAGGAAGAAATAATACAGGTCAATTATTGCTGATGGGATTATGGATTGGTTGTCGAAATTGAAGCTTTACGATTTTGAACACGGAGAGttagatttataatttgtatgtACTTCGCTCTTTAACGTgaatattgttaattattaatgattatattaaattaattgcgGTGTGGTATctatataataagtaattaaaagggttaattatattttattatttcaactaTAATACTTTCTACATAttgacatataattatttttgagtaaatttattatttcaactattaaaaaaaatgatatgtaaaattttatcgataaatttcaaataaaaaacaccttatatttttttagtttaaatgaacttaattaacaaatcggtaatttttttttactaataacaataaataaatcttaatAACTCATAAAAGTGAGACAACTATCTAGATATCCGATAAGACTCAaacttattcataaaaaatcttaACCTTAACTTTAACTACTAAATTAAGACATATTGGCAACCAACTTGGAAGTATAGATtgtaaaacaaacaaagaacTTATAAACACTTAAATTAGGTGTTTCAGATACCCTTTGTACTGTTGCTGAGATGTACAAATAATGTGATTGGGGTCTTTTCATTCAACGTTGTAGGCCTATAGGTATGATCAAGCCCAAGCCACATATGGGCTCAGCCCGAAACACATTATCAGTCCAATCCATTTATGACCAAGATACTAAAAAAAGCATTCCCAGTTCAGACAATAATGTCCCAGCGTAAGAAAAGTTCAGTATCAGCTTCATAGCAGCGGTAAAACGTCCAAAAATACAGCCGAATTTCAATAAGAAAACCTTAAAATTCTCATCTCAACAAACTACTGACTGAGCAACAAAACAGTAACAGAAAGTTGGAGCTTCCCAGCTATATTTCAGCTCTTCTCAACAGCTAACTTACACTAAGACTCTCCCATGAACGAAATCTTGAACTAAACCCCTTTCTTGTCATACATTGCCTTTCTGAATTCGAAACAGAAGAGCATGAAGGGAAAAACTCACAGTATTGGTCGGTTTTGCAGCTATAAAATCTTGTTTCTATGCACCGTACCTCTCCTTTTCAATATATCGACTTCGGATTCTGTTTATCATCGTGTCTCTGAAGCTGCAGATGATTTTCATCAGCATAGACGCCTATTATCCTACAATGGAGATCCTCTTGCTACAGAGCCGTCGCACAAGTTTGAGAACCCACGATTGGAGAATGCTTATATCGCATTGCAAGCTTGGAAAGAAACCATACTATCCGATCCAAAGAACATGACAACCAACTGGGTGGGACCCGATGTCTGTAACTACAAAGGCGTGTTCTGTTGGCCTGCACCTGATAATACGTGTGAACGTACAGTTGCTGGAATTGATATCAACCATGCAGACATTGCTGGGAGCCTCCCCCATGAACTCGGGTTGCTCTTTGATCTTGCATTGTTTCATTTAAACTCAAATCGGTTCTGTGGTACGATTCCCCAGAGTTTTGTGAACTTGAGGCTCCTGTTTGAGCTAGATCTCAGCAACAACCGCTTTGCAGGAAAATTTCCAGAAGTTGTCCTCCACTTGCCGAGCCTCAAGTATCTAGACATTCGGTACAACGAATTTGAAGGCGAGCTTCCAAAGGGACTCTTTGATAAAGATTTTGAtgctatttttataaacagCAACAGATTCTCTTCTGCCTTGCCTGAAAACATCGGCAACTCACCTGTGTCTGTCATAGTAATGGCCAACAATATGCTCGAAGGATGTCTTCCTGCAAGTTTAGGCAGTATGGCAGCAACGTTACAGGAACTCATTATCACAAACAATGGCCTTTTGTCATGTTTCCCAAGCGAAATCGGGAAGCTAAAGAACTTGACTGTGCTGGATGTGAGTCATAACAAACTAATGGGTCCGTTGCCTGATAGCATTGGAAATATGGACAGCTTGGAGCAACTGAATGTGGAACATAACTTATTGTCTGGGAAGATCTCTATCAGGATGTGTCAACTTCCAAATCTAAAGGCTTTTGCATATGATTACAACTTCTTCTCGGATGAGTCTCCGGCTTGCTTAAATTTGCCCAAATATGATGATACAAAGAATTGTTTTAGAGGGCGCCCAATGCAAAGATCGGAATTGCAGTGTCAAAGGTTTTTGTCTCGAAAGGTTAACTGTAGCAGTTTCAAATGTGATGTCTCTTGCCAGCTACCTCCACCTTCTCCACAAGCACATCTTCCATCCCCGCCACCTCCTCCAATTCACTACAATCTAAACTCAACCCCGCCTCCCTCATTTTCTTCACCTCCACCGTTCTATTCTCCGCCTCCACCAAGCAATCCACAGCCCCTGCCACCACCACCGCGTAGCAATCCACAGCCCCTgccgccaccaccaccacctggCAATCAACAGCCCCTGCCACCACCACCCCAATCACCGAAGCCACCAGCCCCGATTAACATCTCTCCTAGCTCACCGCCTTTACCACCTACAATTTCACCACCTCCACCATCAAACTCAACGCCACCACCGTGTCCGTGTCAAAAGCCGCCGCTTCCACCGTCAGATCCACCATCAATAGT includes:
- the LOC105164787 gene encoding E3 ubiquitin-protein ligase MIEL1 isoform X1 — translated: MAFAAANHSGIRHAEPKISENMLAVENKIATSINAIVSNLQPSPEEHIPAKESLSQGKITGTEALDKGYLKYGCSHYRRRCQIRAPCCNEIFDCRHCHNEAKNNICVDQKLRHDVPRHLIEKVICSLCDTEQEVQQVCTNCGVCMGRYYCAICKLFDDDTSKEQYHCNGCGICRIGGSKNFFHCDKCGCCYSILLKSSHPCVERAMHQDCPVCFEYLFDSRNDVIAMPCGHTIHKTCLVEMQEHYKYACPICSKSVCDMSKVWEKFDLEIAATPMPAYYENKMVWILCNDCGSNSEVKYHVIAQKCPNCKSYNTRQTRGLAR
- the LOC105164787 gene encoding E3 ubiquitin-protein ligase MIEL1 isoform X2, giving the protein MAFAAANHSGIRHAEPKISENMLAVENKIATSINAIVSNLQPSPEEHIPAKESLSQGKITGTEALDKGYLKCSHYRRRCQIRAPCCNEIFDCRHCHNEAKNNICVDQKLRHDVPRHLIEKVICSLCDTEQEVQQVCTNCGVCMGRYYCAICKLFDDDTSKEQYHCNGCGICRIGGSKNFFHCDKCGCCYSILLKSSHPCVERAMHQDCPVCFEYLFDSRNDVIAMPCGHTIHKTCLVEMQEHYKYACPICSKSVCDMSKVWEKFDLEIAATPMPAYYENKMVWILCNDCGSNSEVKYHVIAQKCPNCKSYNTRQTRGLAR
- the LOC105164789 gene encoding leucine-rich repeat extensin-like protein 4, with amino-acid sequence MKGKTHSIGRFCSYKILFLCTVPLLFNISTSDSVYHRVSEAADDFHQHRRLLSYNGDPLATEPSHKFENPRLENAYIALQAWKETILSDPKNMTTNWVGPDVCNYKGVFCWPAPDNTCERTVAGIDINHADIAGSLPHELGLLFDLALFHLNSNRFCGTIPQSFVNLRLLFELDLSNNRFAGKFPEVVLHLPSLKYLDIRYNEFEGELPKGLFDKDFDAIFINSNRFSSALPENIGNSPVSVIVMANNMLEGCLPASLGSMAATLQELIITNNGLLSCFPSEIGKLKNLTVLDVSHNKLMGPLPDSIGNMDSLEQLNVEHNLLSGKISIRMCQLPNLKAFAYDYNFFSDESPACLNLPKYDDTKNCFRGRPMQRSELQCQRFLSRKVNCSSFKCDVSCQLPPPSPQAHLPSPPPPPIHYNLNSTPPPSFSSPPPFYSPPPPSNPQPLPPPPRSNPQPLPPPPPPGNQQPLPPPPQSPKPPAPINISPSSPPLPPTISPPPPSNSTPPPCPCQKPPLPPSDPPSIV